A genomic stretch from Schistosoma haematobium chromosome 2, whole genome shotgun sequence includes:
- a CDS encoding hypothetical protein (EggNog:ENOG410VD12~COG:S) — MNRLESKTLLLKTLDSQSAFHCKVVRLEVSSLYSSSSLRIPKVCTVERLPMLCRTLKMISQMASSSHTSATNEDVKTPIGCNLPEVHEIKEKRVGKSDEPYAVKTPSGWTLFGPYNETTRCIGIINYLSSKDELEARLDQLYKMGFEENPNHRVLMSVEDRKTLDAISKSIQLVNGHYQIALPWRHQQILPNNRKLAISRLNSLRNRLIRGQRLHKEYFNVMAQYVERGYAENTIEYSIRCRKKPNKLRIVFNCAAQYTGTSLNKNVYSGSDLVNNLEDVFIRFRRDQ; from the exons ATGAATAGG CTAGAATCTAAGACACTTTTATTGAAAACGCTGGATAGCCAATCCGCATTTCATTGTAAAGTGGTTCGACTAGAAGTTTCCTCTTTATATTCGTCTTCATCACTTAGAATTCCAAAGGTATGTACAGTCGAGAGATTGCCTATGCTATGTAGGACGTTAAAAATGATATCTCAGATGGCATCGTCGTCTCACACTAGCGCAAC CAACGAAGACGTCAAAACACCGATTGGGTGTAATTTGCCTGAGGTGCATGAAATAAAAGAGAAGAGAGTGGGAAAATCTGACGAGCCATACGCTGTAAAAACTCCTTCAGGGTGGACGTTGTTTGGACCTTACAATGAGACCACGAGATGTATAGGTATCATAAATTATCTATCGTCTAAAGATGAACTAGAAGCAAGATTAGATCAGTTATATAAGATGGGCTTTGAAGAAAACCCAAATCACCGTGTGCTCATGTCGGTTGAAGATCGTAAAACCTTGGATGCTATCTCCAAATCTATACAGTTAGTGAACGGGCATTACCAAATAGCTTTACCCTGGCGTCACCAACAAATCCTACCTAATAATAGAAAACTAGCGATAAGTAGATTAAATTCCTTGAGAAACCGGCTCATCCGTGGCCAGAGGTTGCATAAGGAATATTTTAATGTGATGGCACAGTATGTTGAACGGGGTTACGCCGAGAATACTATAGAGTACTCCATTAGGTGTAGG AAAAAACCTAATAAGCTAAGAATCGTATTCAACTGTGCAGCACAATACACCGGGACGTCCCTGAATAAAAACGTGTATTCTGGTTCAGATTTAGTTAACAATCTGGAAGATGTGTTCATAAGATTTCGGCGTGACCAGTAG